Proteins found in one Ischnura elegans chromosome 11, ioIscEleg1.1, whole genome shotgun sequence genomic segment:
- the LOC124167735 gene encoding 40S ribosomal protein S25 has product MGPKKDAKGGASKQPQKTQKKKEGGSSGGKAKKKKWSKGKVRDKLNNNVLFDQATYDKLLKEVPSYKLITPSVVSERLKVRGSLARRALEELLRKGQIKQVIKHHAQVIYTRTTKVDDPPA; this is encoded by the exons GGACCCAAAAAAGACGCCAAAGGAGGAGCATCTAAGCAACCACAGAAAACCCAAAAGAAGAAAGAGGGTGGAAGCTCGGGAGGGAAAGCTAAGAAGAAG AAGTGGTCCAAGGGAAAGGTTCGTGATAAGCTGAACAACAATGTTCTCTTCGATCAAGCGACGTATGATAAGCTGTTGAAGGAAGTTCCCTCGTATAAATTAATTACTCCATCCGTGGTCAGCGAAAGGCTTAAAGTCCGAGGATCATTAGCTAGACGTGCCCTGGAAGAACTTCTCCGCAAAG GTCAAATTAAGCAGGTCATCAAACACCATGCCCAAGTAATATACACCAGGACGACAAAGGTGGATGATCCTCCTGCATAA
- the LOC124168206 gene encoding NADH dehydrogenase [ubiquinone] 1 alpha subcomplex assembly factor 2, producing the protein MSGSRSIIGTIVKNFIQSFKPRQLKGNFAGKDYFGNKYYEIPADPQRGRRKPSRWFEPLDKEEYCQELPAEWEAWLRGRRDFAPTEEELQKNLELMRMKKQNALLIAQEQAAATDKLDKTETLSRPTVPFPKYGEYENYPGEKT; encoded by the exons ATGTCTGGTTCACGCAGTATAATTGGGACTAtagtaaaaaatttcatccagTCGTTTAAACCGAGGCAGCTGAAAGGAAATTTTGCCGGAAAGGATTATTTCGGCAACAAGTATTACGAAATCCCTGcag ATCCACAGAGAGGCCGAAGAAAGCCTTCCAGATGGTTTGAACCCCTCGATAAGGAAGAGTATTGTCAAGAATTACCAGCTGAGTGGGAAG CGTGGCTGAGGGGGAGACGGGATTTTGCACCAACTGAAGAGGAGCTCCAGAAAAATCTGGAGTTGATGAGAATGAAGAAACAGAATGCTTTGCTTATTGCTCAGGAGCAAGCTGCTGCCACGGACAAACTTGATAAAACTGAAACATTG AGTCGGCCAACTGTTCCATTCCCTAAGTATGGCGAATATGAAAATTACCCTGGGGAAAAAACGTGA